One Qiania dongpingensis genomic window carries:
- the sigG gene encoding RNA polymerase sporulation sigma factor SigG produces MAVYKVEICGVNTSQLPLLKAEEKEELFKRIKAGDKEARERYIKGNLRLVLSVIQRFSGNNENIDDLFQIGCIGLMKAIDNFNPDMMVKFSTYAVPMIVGEVRRYLRDSGSSIRVSRSLRDTAYKAIYAREALMKKNSKEPTIMEIAEEVGMSREEVVYALDAIQSPVSLYEPIYTDGGDTLYVMDQISDKKNKEEKWVEQISLNEALNRLPERERHIIELRFYEGKTQMEVAKEIAISQAQVSRLEKNALRIMRNYLSS; encoded by the coding sequence ATGGCTGTATACAAGGTAGAAATCTGCGGGGTCAATACTTCCCAGCTTCCTCTTCTTAAAGCAGAAGAGAAGGAGGAGTTGTTCAAGAGGATCAAGGCAGGTGATAAGGAGGCCAGGGAACGTTACATTAAGGGGAATCTGAGACTTGTTCTCAGCGTCATTCAACGTTTTTCCGGTAATAATGAGAACATTGACGACCTGTTTCAGATTGGCTGTATTGGGCTCATGAAAGCAATCGATAATTTCAATCCGGATATGATGGTGAAATTCTCAACCTATGCGGTCCCGATGATCGTGGGCGAGGTACGCCGTTACCTCCGGGATTCTGGCAGCTCCATCCGGGTGAGCCGTTCGCTGAGGGATACAGCATATAAAGCGATTTACGCCAGAGAGGCATTGATGAAAAAAAATTCCAAGGAGCCAACGATCATGGAGATCGCTGAAGAGGTGGGAATGAGCCGGGAAGAAGTGGTATATGCTCTGGATGCCATCCAAAGCCCGGTAAGCCTTTATGAGCCGATCTACACAGACGGAGGCGATACTCTCTATGTCATGGACCAGATCAGTGATAAAAAAAACAAAGAAGAAAAATGGGTGGAACAAATTTCCTTAAATGAAGCGCTGAACCGACTTCCGGAGAGGGAACGCCATATCATTGAACTGAGATTCTATGAAGGAAAAACACAGATGGAAGTAGCCAAAGAAATCGCCATTTCCCAGGCACAGGTCAGCCGTCTGGAAAAGAATGCACTGCGTATCATGAGGAATTATCTGAGTTCCTGA
- a CDS encoding Y-family DNA polymerase, with protein MNTPLYFHIDVNSAYLSWTAVRELKNGNTQDLRLIASAIGGDREKRHGIILAKSPLARACGVRTGEPVASALKKCPDLKLIPPDFELYDTNSRAFLDILKRYSPLVEPFSIDEAFMDMTGTGLLYDSPVSAAESIRQTIKEELGFTVNIGISKNRLLAKMASDFEKPDKVHTLFPEEIAEKMWPLDIRELYMVGRSAEATLRKLGIHTIGDLAVSNPVTIKAHLKKHGETLFRYAHGLDDGQLLSPASKGKEVGNSTTLPHDVESAGEAKNILLSLCETVCTRLRHDGLRASCVSVRITDCEFVSHTHQRILPVTTNVTGEVFSAVLSLFSEMWDGTPIRLLGVQTSHITEDSYRQYNLFDSGKFDKMEKLDSAIDEIRKKFGEDSIKRASFLNSETNHMAGRFPKNKRGKTSMPQELR; from the coding sequence ATGAATACGCCTCTCTATTTTCATATTGACGTCAACTCCGCGTATTTAAGCTGGACCGCTGTCCGTGAGTTGAAGAACGGAAATACTCAGGATCTGCGTCTTATTGCTTCTGCCATAGGCGGCGACCGGGAAAAGCGTCACGGTATCATCCTGGCCAAATCTCCCCTGGCCAGGGCCTGCGGTGTCCGAACCGGTGAACCAGTAGCTTCTGCCTTAAAAAAATGTCCGGATTTAAAACTGATTCCTCCGGATTTCGAGCTGTACGATACGAATTCCCGTGCATTTCTGGATATCCTCAAACGTTATTCTCCACTGGTGGAACCGTTTTCCATTGACGAGGCTTTCATGGATATGACCGGAACCGGACTTCTGTATGACAGTCCCGTATCCGCTGCCGAGTCCATCCGTCAGACTATTAAAGAAGAGCTGGGTTTCACGGTCAATATCGGCATTTCTAAAAACAGGCTGCTCGCTAAGATGGCCAGCGATTTTGAAAAGCCGGACAAAGTCCACACTTTGTTTCCGGAAGAGATAGCAGAAAAAATGTGGCCTCTTGACATTCGGGAGTTGTATATGGTGGGCCGCTCTGCCGAGGCCACTTTAAGAAAGCTTGGCATTCACACCATTGGGGATCTGGCAGTCAGCAATCCTGTCACCATAAAAGCTCATCTGAAAAAGCATGGAGAAACTCTTTTCCGTTACGCCCATGGCCTGGACGACGGGCAGCTGCTCTCTCCGGCCTCCAAAGGCAAAGAGGTAGGTAATTCGACTACCCTCCCCCATGATGTGGAATCTGCCGGCGAGGCTAAAAATATCCTGCTCTCCCTCTGTGAAACCGTATGTACAAGGCTGCGCCATGACGGCCTTCGCGCGTCCTGTGTTTCCGTCAGGATCACAGACTGTGAGTTTGTAAGTCACACTCACCAGCGAATTCTGCCCGTGACCACCAATGTGACCGGCGAGGTCTTTTCTGCCGTCCTCTCTCTTTTCAGCGAAATGTGGGACGGCACGCCCATTCGCCTGCTCGGTGTCCAGACCAGCCATATCACAGAAGACTCTTATCGGCAGTATAATCTGTTTGATTCCGGAAAATTCGACAAAATGGAAAAGCTGGACTCCGCCATCGATGAAATCCGAAAAAAATTCGGTGAAGACTCCATCAAGCGTGCCAGCTTTCTGAACAGTGAGACTAACCATATGGCGGGAAGGTTTCCCAAAAACAAACGCGGAAAAACCTCCATGCCTCAGGAACTCAGATAA